The proteins below come from a single Dinghuibacter silviterrae genomic window:
- a CDS encoding fumarylacetoacetate hydrolase family protein, which translates to MKIFCVGRNYAEHAKELGNDIPDEPVLFMKPKSALLQAHMPFYYPEFTNDLHYEVELVLRVSKNGKYIQERYASRYYNGITVGIDFTARDLQTELKQKGLPWEKAKAWDNSAAIGTWKDLNADAHRKHFNFCLYKNKELVQQGNSGNMLFNFDRIVANISQYFSLNIGDIIFTGTPPGVGECVVGDELEAFLEDDSLLKVEIK; encoded by the coding sequence ATGAAAATCTTTTGTGTTGGAAGAAACTATGCAGAACACGCTAAGGAATTAGGAAACGACATACCGGATGAACCCGTCCTGTTTATGAAGCCCAAAAGCGCGCTGCTACAGGCGCATATGCCGTTTTATTATCCGGAATTCACCAACGATCTGCACTATGAAGTAGAGCTCGTCCTTAGGGTCTCCAAGAATGGGAAATACATACAGGAACGGTACGCCTCCCGGTATTACAACGGGATCACGGTGGGCATTGATTTTACAGCCAGGGACCTGCAAACGGAGTTGAAACAAAAGGGGCTGCCCTGGGAAAAGGCCAAGGCCTGGGACAACTCGGCGGCCATCGGTACCTGGAAGGATTTGAACGCGGACGCCCACCGGAAACATTTTAATTTTTGCTTATATAAAAATAAAGAGTTGGTACAGCAGGGCAATAGTGGCAATATGCTGTTCAACTTTGACCGAATTGTGGCAAATATTTCCCAATATTTCTCGCTCAATATCGGGGACATCATTTTTACCGGGACACCTCCGGGGGTAGGGGAATGTGTGGTTGGAGACGAACTGGAAGCCTTCCTGGAAGACGACTCCCTGCTAAAGGTGGAGATCAAATAG
- a CDS encoding alpha-ketoacid dehydrogenase subunit alpha/beta: MATLFLSVLINECLFLLMVDTEILEKAYRLMCMAAEMADTYERNRNICKYVHSTSRGHEAIQLATAFHLRPGDFVSPYYRDESLLLGLGFTPYELMLQLLAKAEDPFSGGREYYSHPSYRGPDKPTIIHQSSATGMQVIPTTGVAQGIQYLEKIGAGNGPSVVVCSLGDASVTEGEVSEAFQVAVLKKLPIIYLVQDNQWGISVSAAEARAMDAYTYAGGFPGMHRVQVDGTHFEESYTLLREVIDHVRRYREPWLVHARVPLLGHHTSGVRKEFYRDAQDWEAHLAQDPRPKLKTRLQERGVTEIALVEDEVKATVAKMFADAVAAPDPAPETVTDHVFAPTPVTEETGDRTPQGGERVMMVDAALHALEEIMEDHPEALLYGQDVGRRLGGVFREAATLAEKFGDHRVFNTAIQEAYIIGSTVGMSALGLKPVVEVQFADYIYPGFNQLVTEISKACYLSRGKFPQQTVIRVPIGAYGGGGPYHSGSIETTLLSIKGIKVAYPSNAADMKGLMKAAWLDPNPVVVLEHKGLYWSKVPGTDAARQVEPAKDYILPLGKAAIALEAAKEKTAKGDSCCVITYGMGVYWAKTAAASLDGRVEVVDLRSLFPLDEALVMERVKKHGKCLVLTEEQATNSFAEALASRISRACFAWLDAPVDVLGALDLPAVPLNMGLETAMLPGPEKVVRRLSTLLEG, from the coding sequence TTGGCGACCCTTTTTTTGTCCGTCCTCATTAACGAATGTTTGTTTTTGCTCATGGTCGACACCGAAATACTTGAAAAGGCCTATCGCCTGATGTGTATGGCCGCTGAAATGGCCGATACCTATGAACGGAACCGGAATATCTGCAAATACGTCCATTCCACCTCCCGGGGACACGAGGCCATCCAACTGGCCACGGCTTTCCACCTCCGGCCGGGGGACTTCGTAAGCCCTTACTACCGGGACGAAAGCCTGCTGCTGGGCCTTGGCTTTACGCCTTACGAATTGATGCTCCAGCTTTTGGCAAAAGCGGAGGATCCGTTTAGCGGCGGCCGGGAATATTATTCGCACCCGAGCTACCGGGGCCCCGACAAACCCACCATCATCCACCAAAGCAGTGCCACCGGCATGCAGGTGATCCCCACGACGGGGGTGGCCCAGGGGATCCAGTACCTGGAGAAGATCGGAGCGGGAAACGGCCCCTCCGTGGTCGTCTGCTCCTTGGGTGACGCCAGCGTCACCGAAGGCGAAGTCAGCGAAGCCTTCCAGGTCGCCGTCCTCAAAAAACTCCCCATCATTTACCTGGTCCAGGACAATCAGTGGGGGATCAGCGTCAGCGCCGCGGAAGCCCGGGCCATGGACGCGTATACGTATGCAGGCGGTTTTCCCGGGATGCACCGCGTCCAGGTAGACGGCACCCACTTTGAAGAAAGCTATACCCTGCTCCGGGAGGTGATCGACCACGTCCGGAGGTACCGGGAGCCCTGGCTGGTCCACGCACGGGTACCGCTGCTGGGGCACCATACCAGCGGGGTGCGCAAGGAATTTTACCGGGATGCGCAGGATTGGGAGGCACACCTGGCACAGGATCCCAGACCAAAACTGAAGACCCGGCTGCAAGAACGGGGTGTGACGGAAATAGCGCTGGTCGAAGATGAAGTTAAAGCAACGGTCGCAAAAATGTTCGCCGACGCAGTAGCCGCCCCGGATCCAGCCCCCGAAACAGTGACGGACCACGTCTTCGCCCCGACCCCCGTCACGGAAGAAACCGGCGACCGCACCCCCCAAGGGGGCGAGCGCGTCATGATGGTGGACGCCGCCCTCCACGCCCTGGAGGAGATCATGGAGGACCACCCGGAGGCCCTGTTGTACGGACAGGATGTGGGACGGAGGCTGGGCGGGGTATTCCGGGAGGCGGCGACGCTGGCCGAAAAGTTTGGGGACCACCGCGTCTTTAATACAGCCATCCAGGAGGCGTATATCATCGGGTCAACCGTGGGGATGTCGGCCCTGGGGTTAAAGCCGGTGGTGGAAGTCCAGTTCGCGGACTATATCTACCCGGGTTTTAACCAACTGGTGACGGAAATCTCCAAAGCGTGCTACCTGAGCCGGGGGAAATTCCCCCAGCAGACCGTGATACGGGTTCCGATCGGGGCGTATGGGGGTGGGGGGCCTTATCATAGCGGGAGCATCGAAACGACGCTGCTCTCCATAAAGGGGATCAAGGTGGCCTATCCGTCCAATGCCGCCGACATGAAGGGGTTGATGAAGGCCGCCTGGCTGGATCCGAACCCGGTTGTCGTGTTGGAGCATAAGGGGTTGTATTGGAGCAAGGTGCCGGGCACGGATGCCGCCCGGCAGGTGGAACCGGCCAAAGATTACATCCTCCCTCTCGGAAAGGCAGCCATAGCCCTGGAAGCGGCAAAAGAAAAGACCGCAAAAGGCGACAGTTGCTGCGTCATCACCTACGGCATGGGCGTATACTGGGCAAAGACGGCGGCGGCTTCGCTGGACGGCAGGGTGGAGGTCGTCGACCTGAGGTCCCTTTTTCCGCTGGACGAGGCCTTGGTGATGGAAAGGGTTAAAAAGCACGGCAAATGCCTGGTCCTTACGGAAGAGCAGGCGACCAACTCGTTTGCCGAGGCCCTGGCCTCCCGGATTTCCCGGGCTTGTTTTGCCTGGCTGGACGCCCCGGTGGATGTCCTTGGCGCCCTGGATTTACCGGCGGTTCCGCTGAATATGGGCCTTGAAACGGCCATGTTGCCGGGGCCGGAGAAGGTCGTTCGCCGTCTGTCCACTTTGTTGGAAGGTTGA
- a CDS encoding sugar porter family MFS transporter, which produces MKGYVILIASVAALGGLLFGFDTAVVAGTLDHLTAYFSLTKVQLGIVVGATSIGCIPGAWIAGKMADVYGRKKVMLLTALLYVVAALGSGLAGKYGTLVFFRLVGGLAIGLASTVAPIYISEIAPARTRGRLGMLQQLAIVTGILVSFISNYLIAKYHPVDDWRYMLGAAVVPSLVFFLLLLLVPESPRWLALMGRGDEARRIFGKLGTEPPAIEEGSGHTATLSEVFAPRYRRVTVIGLVFAAVAQLTGINIIFYYAPLIFEKSHTGGSALFQTLLTGIVNLVFTILAFWLIDRVGRKKLLLVGSAIMATCMLVLGALFWTNALDNYFVLGAIFLYIAGFACSWGAVLWVYVAEIFPNHIRGKATSVAVTGNWTANAIVSLTFPYMLDALKGGPTFLVYALLNAGMIWFVSRYIFETKGVPLEKIEETW; this is translated from the coding sequence ATGAAAGGATATGTGATCCTGATTGCTTCGGTGGCCGCCCTTGGCGGGCTGCTTTTTGGCTTTGACACCGCAGTGGTCGCGGGTACACTGGACCATTTGACCGCTTATTTTTCCCTGACAAAAGTACAACTGGGCATCGTGGTCGGTGCGACGTCCATCGGGTGTATCCCCGGGGCGTGGATCGCGGGTAAAATGGCGGACGTTTACGGCCGTAAAAAAGTGATGCTGCTGACGGCCTTATTGTACGTGGTCGCGGCCCTGGGGAGCGGACTGGCGGGCAAGTATGGGACGCTTGTTTTCTTCCGGCTGGTGGGCGGCCTTGCGATTGGCCTGGCGTCGACGGTCGCCCCGATCTATATCTCAGAGATCGCACCCGCCCGGACGCGGGGCCGGTTGGGGATGCTGCAACAGCTCGCGATCGTCACGGGTATCCTTGTTTCCTTTATATCCAACTACCTGATCGCCAAATACCATCCGGTGGATGACTGGCGCTATATGCTGGGGGCGGCGGTGGTTCCCAGCCTCGTGTTCTTCCTGCTCCTGCTCCTGGTCCCGGAAAGCCCCCGCTGGCTGGCGCTCATGGGCCGGGGAGACGAAGCCCGGCGGATCTTCGGCAAGCTCGGTACGGAACCGCCGGCGATCGAAGAAGGTTCAGGTCATACGGCCACTCTGAGTGAGGTATTCGCCCCCCGTTACCGCCGGGTAACCGTGATCGGATTGGTCTTCGCGGCGGTTGCGCAGCTGACGGGCATCAACATCATCTTTTATTATGCCCCGCTGATCTTCGAAAAATCTCATACCGGGGGCTCCGCCCTTTTCCAGACCCTGCTCACGGGGATCGTCAACCTGGTCTTTACCATCCTGGCTTTCTGGCTGATCGACCGCGTCGGTCGTAAAAAACTCCTCCTGGTGGGCTCCGCCATCATGGCAACGTGTATGCTTGTCCTGGGCGCCCTTTTCTGGACGAACGCACTGGACAACTATTTCGTGCTGGGCGCCATTTTTTTGTACATCGCCGGTTTTGCCTGCTCCTGGGGCGCGGTGCTTTGGGTATACGTGGCGGAGATCTTCCCCAACCACATCCGGGGTAAGGCAACGTCGGTGGCGGTGACAGGGAACTGGACGGCCAATGCCATCGTTTCGCTTACTTTTCCCTACATGCTCGACGCGCTGAAAGGGGGGCCCACCTTTCTCGTGTATGCGCTCCTCAATGCGGGGATGATCTGGTTCGTGAGCCGTTACATCTTCGAAACGAAGGGGGTACCTTTGGAGAAGATCGAAGAGACATGGTAA
- a CDS encoding glycoside hydrolase family 32 protein, which translates to MVRIIVALLIATSASAQVPTPQWRPVYHFTPERNWTNDPNGLLVLHGVYHLYNQQNPYANVWGHMSWGHATSTDLVHWKHLPIALPEGADTTERFSGCAVYDAHNTSGLCKGGCIVAIYTADQPNLKRESQYIAYSNDGGMHFTDYKGNPVIDLHRKDFRDPNVSWNEKLHRWLMVVSLVDLHQVRFYISRDVKNWTALSDFGPAGYTGSAWECPFFVHLPVVNKPGLWKWVLAVSAWGPSGAPSIQYFVGDFDGKHFTTKQSSDFIDKGNTFYAAIPWNGQPEGQRTLLGWLVPEPRPTYPWRGAMSIPRDLSLREKEGVYLLCQAPAALIQAKLGAPAVDQGTRRGDLRAAAPRGDQPLFKGNAWWLTATFRPNNAARFGVVFGGGVRVGYDRATATVFVDRSHGDTTGLSPDKLIQSMPIGPIADTLTMTVLLDKSILEVFVNGQVLTTWVFPTGDDVRTFGKGAERLQLWNMEKLP; encoded by the coding sequence ATGGTAAGAATAATCGTCGCGTTGCTAATAGCGACCAGCGCGTCTGCGCAGGTACCCACGCCCCAGTGGCGCCCCGTCTATCACTTTACCCCCGAACGCAACTGGACAAACGATCCCAACGGGTTGCTGGTCCTTCACGGCGTCTACCATCTGTATAACCAGCAAAACCCCTACGCGAATGTCTGGGGACACATGAGCTGGGGGCACGCGACGAGCACGGACCTCGTGCACTGGAAGCACCTGCCCATCGCCCTTCCCGAGGGGGCGGACACGACCGAACGCTTTTCGGGCTGTGCCGTGTACGACGCGCACAATACCAGCGGACTTTGTAAAGGGGGGTGTATTGTTGCCATTTACACCGCCGACCAGCCCAACCTGAAACGCGAATCCCAGTACATTGCCTATAGCAACGACGGGGGCATGCACTTCACCGATTACAAAGGGAACCCCGTCATCGACCTCCACCGCAAAGACTTCCGGGATCCCAATGTCAGTTGGAACGAGAAACTGCACCGCTGGCTGATGGTGGTCTCCCTGGTCGACCTGCACCAGGTGCGGTTTTATATATCCCGCGATGTAAAAAACTGGACGGCGCTCAGCGACTTTGGCCCCGCGGGGTACACGGGTTCGGCCTGGGAATGCCCGTTTTTCGTGCACCTGCCCGTGGTGAATAAACCCGGACTTTGGAAGTGGGTGTTGGCGGTCTCCGCCTGGGGTCCGTCGGGTGCCCCCTCCATCCAGTATTTCGTAGGGGATTTCGACGGCAAACACTTTACGACGAAACAATCGTCCGACTTTATAGACAAGGGGAATACGTTTTACGCAGCCATCCCCTGGAACGGCCAGCCGGAGGGACAGAGGACCTTGCTCGGCTGGCTGGTACCGGAGCCAAGGCCGACCTATCCCTGGAGGGGCGCGATGTCCATTCCGAGGGATTTGAGTTTGAGGGAAAAGGAGGGCGTGTATCTGCTTTGCCAAGCGCCTGCAGCGCTGATCCAGGCGAAGCTCGGGGCACCTGCGGTCGACCAGGGGACGCGTCGAGGCGACCTGCGCGCGGCAGCCCCCCGGGGCGATCAGCCCCTCTTTAAGGGCAACGCCTGGTGGCTCACCGCCACTTTCCGTCCGAACAATGCGGCGCGTTTTGGCGTGGTGTTCGGTGGCGGCGTCAGGGTTGGTTATGACCGCGCAACCGCCACGGTTTTCGTCGACCGCAGCCACGGCGACACCACCGGTCTGAGCCCCGATAAACTGATCCAGTCCATGCCCATCGGACCGATTGCCGACACGCTCACAATGACCGTCTTATTGGACAAGTCCATCCTGGAAGTATTTGTAAACGGCCAGGTGTTAACGACCTGGGTGTTCCCCACGGGAGACGACGTGCGCACCTTTGGAAAGGGGGCAGAGCGGTTGCAACTCTGGAATATGGAGAAACTCCCTTAA
- a CDS encoding TlpA family protein disulfide reductase yields the protein MRLYTLLIALLLWAGKGLAQMPPPEAPVADSTMIPNFTIVLADGRHVTKGDLDPHKPVMIVYYSPTCEHCQHFGQDLAAHIGEFKGAQIVMVTFRPLNEVKDFENICHLEHSGVYVGSEGLTWVVQHHYNITNFPFVAVYNKDWKLKGVYRNPPIHLSLLRRGLFGKTSRNVE from the coding sequence ATGCGTTTGTACACATTGCTGATCGCGCTGTTGCTGTGGGCGGGCAAGGGCCTCGCCCAGATGCCGCCCCCCGAGGCGCCCGTGGCCGACTCGACCATGATCCCCAATTTTACCATCGTCCTGGCGGACGGCAGGCACGTCACAAAGGGTGACCTGGATCCCCATAAGCCCGTGATGATCGTCTATTACTCACCGACCTGCGAACACTGCCAGCACTTCGGCCAGGACCTGGCGGCCCATATCGGGGAATTCAAGGGCGCGCAGATCGTCATGGTGACGTTCCGGCCCCTGAACGAGGTCAAGGACTTCGAGAACATCTGTCACCTCGAACATTCGGGGGTGTACGTGGGCTCGGAAGGGCTGACCTGGGTGGTGCAACACCACTACAACATTACCAACTTCCCTTTTGTCGCGGTCTATAACAAGGACTGGAAACTCAAAGGCGTCTACAGGAACCCGCCGATCCACCTAAGCCTGCTCCGGCGCGGTCTTTTTGGGAAGACGTCTCGGAATGTTGAATAA
- a CDS encoding DUF475 domain-containing protein, whose amino-acid sequence MTFSDLLQQIVQNPLPSLAIVGNLIILESLLSVDNAAVLATLVLDLKPENRKKALRYGILGAYVFRGTAMVFASFLIRIWWLKPVGGAYLLYLVWDWWKGQQTEDKEDDFIDKNKNWLYRATVGRIGTFWATVALVELMDMAFSMDNVFAAVAFSPNIILVCTGVFIGILAMRFIAAWFVQLMEQYTFLETSAFIVIGILGVKLVLSLYEHFFPDTPLSHFLGSHAADITTSALTIGIFFIPILTSLLFNIPRRLPKKTAPEQA is encoded by the coding sequence ATGACCTTTTCCGACTTACTTCAACAAATCGTTCAAAACCCTCTCCCCTCGCTCGCCATCGTGGGCAACCTGATCATCCTGGAAAGCCTGCTGTCCGTGGACAACGCGGCCGTCCTGGCCACCCTCGTCCTGGACCTCAAACCGGAGAACCGCAAAAAAGCGCTGCGCTACGGCATCCTGGGCGCCTATGTATTCCGGGGGACAGCCATGGTGTTTGCATCCTTCCTCATCCGCATCTGGTGGCTGAAACCGGTCGGCGGCGCCTATCTCTTATACCTGGTGTGGGATTGGTGGAAGGGACAACAGACCGAAGACAAGGAAGACGACTTTATAGATAAAAACAAGAACTGGCTCTACCGCGCCACCGTGGGCAGGATCGGTACTTTTTGGGCGACCGTGGCCCTGGTGGAGCTGATGGATATGGCCTTTTCCATGGACAATGTTTTTGCCGCCGTGGCCTTCTCCCCCAACATCATCCTGGTGTGCACCGGTGTCTTTATCGGCATCCTGGCGATGCGGTTTATCGCGGCCTGGTTTGTACAGCTGATGGAGCAATATACGTTCCTGGAAACGTCCGCCTTTATCGTGATCGGCATCCTTGGCGTAAAGCTGGTCTTGTCGCTGTACGAGCACTTTTTCCCCGACACCCCGCTCAGCCACTTCCTGGGCAGTCATGCGGCGGACATCACCACTTCCGCCCTGACCATCGGCATCTTCTTTATTCCGATCCTGACATCGCTTTTATTCAACATTCCGAGACGTCTTCCCAAAAAGACCGCGCCGGAGCAGGCTTAG
- a CDS encoding toxic anion resistance protein, with the protein MDTNMQDPNAMPVVKLDKDGTVHTEALTPADNQKYGELAKGLNPSDVNSILNYGSDLQGSMEKYSNDFLTSVRTFNSGETGGLINDLLTELKIIDIDELNQSPAKGFFSRLPFVKKVVMDVQKLFQKYDTVVNNIDKITNKIKAGRINSIKDNASLQTMFDNNVAYVHQMEDLIIAAQLKYEELKAQLDQMEANAAGYQDYQIADMRDYVTRLDKRLADMKTVRFIMLQSLPQIRLVQNNNTTIAEKAQSIVSTTIPVWKNQLTIAVALQRQKANVEMQQKVSETTNTILLKNAELLKQNSIDVAKENEKTVVSLETLQKTTTSLIETLNEVKRIHDEGAQNRVVLNGELARLETELKKNVTNVK; encoded by the coding sequence ATGGATACGAATATGCAAGACCCGAACGCCATGCCCGTGGTCAAGCTGGATAAGGACGGCACCGTCCACACCGAAGCCCTCACCCCCGCCGACAACCAGAAGTACGGCGAACTGGCCAAAGGTCTGAATCCTTCGGACGTCAACTCCATCCTCAACTACGGCTCGGACCTCCAGGGGTCCATGGAAAAATACAGCAACGACTTCCTGACCTCCGTGAGGACCTTTAATTCCGGGGAGACGGGCGGTCTCATCAACGACCTGCTCACGGAACTCAAGATCATCGACATCGACGAGCTGAACCAAAGCCCCGCCAAAGGCTTTTTCTCCCGCCTGCCCTTTGTGAAAAAGGTGGTGATGGACGTCCAGAAACTGTTCCAGAAGTACGACACCGTCGTTAACAACATCGACAAGATCACCAACAAGATCAAGGCCGGCCGGATCAATTCGATCAAGGACAACGCCTCGCTCCAGACGATGTTTGACAACAATGTGGCCTACGTCCACCAGATGGAGGACCTCATCATCGCGGCCCAGCTCAAGTACGAAGAGCTAAAGGCCCAGTTGGACCAGATGGAAGCAAATGCCGCGGGCTACCAGGACTACCAGATCGCCGACATGCGCGACTACGTCACCCGCCTGGACAAACGCCTGGCCGATATGAAGACCGTGCGTTTTATCATGCTGCAATCCCTTCCCCAGATCCGCCTGGTGCAGAACAACAATACCACGATCGCGGAAAAAGCCCAGTCGATCGTCTCAACGACCATCCCCGTCTGGAAAAACCAGCTGACCATCGCCGTTGCCCTGCAACGCCAGAAGGCCAACGTGGAGATGCAGCAAAAGGTCTCCGAGACGACCAACACCATCCTCCTGAAAAACGCCGAGCTGCTCAAACAAAACAGCATCGACGTGGCCAAAGAGAATGAAAAGACCGTCGTGTCACTGGAAACGCTTCAAAAGACGACGACTTCCCTGATCGAAACACTCAACGAGGTCAAGCGCATCCACGACGAAGGCGCCCAGAACCGGGTCGTCCTCAACGGGGAACTGGCACGCCTGGAAACGGAACTGAAAAAGAATGTCACGAATGTGAAGTAG
- a CDS encoding TerD family protein: protein MAINLEKGQRETITAPKFTVGLGWDTNSSATGSSFDLDASIFILGPQGKLLSDQHFVFYNNLKSPNGAVEHTGDNRTGEGEGDDEQIRIDLSRIDPQAAELRVVVTIFDAEARRQNFGQVRGSFVRIFDTASGQELLKYELEEDFSIETAVEFGRIYKKDNAWKFEAVGVGTKGGLQDYLNKYN from the coding sequence ATGGCGATTAACCTGGAAAAGGGGCAGCGGGAAACCATCACCGCCCCCAAATTCACCGTCGGTCTGGGCTGGGACACCAACAGTTCCGCCACCGGCAGCAGCTTCGACCTGGATGCCTCCATCTTTATACTGGGTCCGCAGGGTAAGCTCCTGAGCGACCAGCACTTTGTTTTTTACAACAACCTCAAGTCCCCCAACGGGGCCGTAGAACATACCGGGGATAACCGGACCGGGGAAGGCGAAGGAGACGACGAACAGATCCGGATCGACCTGAGCCGCATCGACCCCCAGGCCGCGGAACTGCGCGTGGTCGTGACCATTTTTGACGCCGAAGCCCGCCGGCAAAACTTTGGACAGGTCCGCGGTTCCTTCGTCCGTATTTTCGATACGGCCTCCGGCCAGGAACTGTTGAAATACGAACTCGAAGAAGACTTTTCCATCGAGACCGCGGTCGAGTTCGGACGCATCTACAAAAAGGACAACGCCTGGAAGTTCGAGGCGGTGGGTGTGGGGACCAAAGGTGGATTACAAGATTATCTCAACAAATACAACTAA
- a CDS encoding phosphoribosyltransferase family protein, which yields MSTSYALHKIKNEHHFGFDPDDYSRFKFGDEVVARAFGFDLAEGFIRAHGASLKGQVVVVPSPYSFIPTATFAMKNYFVFRLNRYLADRGLPVVQETKVHRTVTYKEDYGGLSADERIALIGNDAFHIDRAFLEGKTVLFLDDIRITGGHERMILKMVREYGLQEPLFLLYFAELVNPDIPPTIENFLNYHAIRSIFDLDALIRGGSFVLNTRAAKYILHYDFEAFRIFVEGQTDAFLEYLYDMAIGNGYHTMDAYRRNLDFIRANVQNKIRYGD from the coding sequence TTGAGCACCTCCTACGCCTTACATAAGATCAAAAACGAGCACCACTTCGGCTTCGACCCCGATGACTACAGCCGTTTCAAGTTCGGGGACGAGGTCGTGGCAAGGGCGTTTGGCTTTGACCTGGCGGAGGGCTTTATCCGGGCGCACGGCGCTTCGTTGAAAGGCCAGGTGGTCGTGGTCCCCAGTCCCTACTCCTTTATCCCCACGGCGACCTTTGCGATGAAGAACTACTTCGTCTTCCGGCTCAACCGCTACCTGGCAGACAGGGGCCTTCCCGTGGTCCAGGAGACAAAGGTCCATCGCACCGTCACCTATAAGGAAGACTATGGGGGACTCAGCGCGGACGAGCGCATTGCGCTTATCGGGAACGACGCCTTTCACATCGACCGGGCTTTTCTGGAAGGGAAAACCGTGCTTTTCCTGGACGACATCCGCATCACCGGAGGCCACGAGCGGATGATCCTGAAAATGGTACGCGAATATGGGCTTCAAGAGCCCCTCTTTTTGTTGTATTTCGCGGAGCTGGTCAATCCGGACATCCCGCCCACGATCGAAAACTTTCTGAACTACCACGCCATCCGGTCGATCTTCGACCTGGATGCCCTGATCCGGGGCGGGTCCTTTGTTCTTAATACCCGGGCCGCCAAGTACATCCTGCATTACGACTTCGAGGCCTTCCGTATTTTTGTCGAAGGGCAGACGGATGCCTTCCTGGAGTATCTTTACGATATGGCCATTGGGAACGGCTACCACACCATGGACGCCTACCGAAGGAACCTGGACTTTATACGCGCAAACGTTCAAAATAAGATACGCTATGGCGATTAA
- a CDS encoding HAD family hydrolase yields the protein MATYRHYSFDLWMTLIRSNPQYKYERARVIHERYNPSGKSLDEIETVFRQVDLLANTINERTGGQLQAEELHLWVIGQAASPEALADVDPVALYEEMETVFLTHPPLIYGPETLRVLRTLQDQGHTTSLLSNTAFIKGRTLRKAFPALGLAFDFELFSDEEGVSKPNSVFFERMLARVPVSRHDVLHVGDNPVADGQGAARVGLPHLLINVNRQGIEHLLRLT from the coding sequence GTGGCAACCTACCGGCATTATTCCTTTGACCTGTGGATGACCTTGATCCGGTCGAATCCGCAGTACAAATATGAAAGGGCAAGGGTGATCCACGAGCGGTATAATCCGTCGGGGAAAAGCCTGGACGAGATCGAGACGGTTTTCCGCCAGGTCGACCTGCTGGCCAACACCATCAATGAACGGACGGGCGGGCAGTTGCAGGCAGAGGAACTGCACCTCTGGGTCATCGGGCAGGCGGCCTCCCCGGAGGCGCTTGCAGACGTCGACCCGGTGGCGCTGTACGAGGAAATGGAAACTGTATTTCTGACCCATCCGCCCCTGATCTATGGCCCGGAAACCCTGAGGGTGCTCCGGACATTACAGGATCAGGGCCATACCACGAGCCTCCTGAGCAATACGGCCTTTATCAAGGGACGGACGCTCAGAAAAGCATTTCCCGCGCTGGGTCTTGCCTTCGATTTCGAGCTCTTTTCGGATGAAGAAGGCGTGTCCAAGCCCAACAGCGTGTTTTTCGAGCGGATGCTGGCTCGTGTACCGGTCTCCCGCCACGACGTTCTTCATGTCGGCGACAACCCGGTGGCGGACGGCCAGGGGGCGGCAAGGGTGGGGCTCCCGCACCTATTGATCAACGTAAACCGGCAAGGCATTGAGCACCTCCTACGCCTTACATAA
- a CDS encoding TerD family protein gives MAINLVKGQTIDLRKGERGETYDLSQVTIGLGWDVRKKNGIGGGFLSKLLGGEEEEEYDLDAIAFLLDGNGKVANLGRTADINGRSIGLYEGDIIYFNSMRHPTGQIWLTGDNRTGAGEGDDEQIIVRLDSLDQRYQKIVFLVAIYHGRQQHQHFGMVENAFIRAVDHQGHEIAKFNLSGDATYNGMCSMIFAEVYRKDGTWKFRAIGEPHQTDSFVDLLKAGYTY, from the coding sequence ATGGCCATTAACCTAGTCAAAGGACAGACCATAGACCTCCGCAAGGGAGAAAGGGGTGAAACTTATGACCTGTCGCAAGTCACCATCGGTCTCGGATGGGATGTACGCAAAAAAAACGGGATCGGGGGCGGCTTCCTGAGCAAGCTTTTAGGGGGGGAAGAAGAAGAAGAGTATGACCTGGACGCCATCGCTTTCTTACTCGACGGGAACGGCAAGGTAGCCAACCTCGGCCGCACCGCGGATATCAACGGCCGGAGCATCGGTCTGTACGAAGGGGATATCATCTATTTTAACTCGATGCGGCACCCCACCGGCCAGATATGGCTGACCGGGGACAACCGGACCGGGGCCGGCGAAGGTGACGATGAACAGATCATCGTCCGTCTCGACAGCCTGGACCAGCGTTATCAAAAAATCGTTTTCCTCGTGGCCATCTACCACGGACGGCAGCAACACCAGCACTTCGGGATGGTGGAAAATGCCTTTATCCGCGCGGTAGACCACCAAGGGCACGAGATCGCCAAGTTCAACCTGTCCGGGGACGCCACGTACAACGGGATGTGCTCCATGATCTTTGCGGAAGTATACCGGAAGGACGGGACCTGGAAATTCCGGGCCATCGGCGAACCCCACCAGACCGACAGCTTTGTGGACCTGCTCAAGGCGGGGTATACCTACTAG